The nucleotide window CTCCATTTGAAACTGTTAAAGTAATGTTATATACCCCTGGATTTGGAAACGTGTGGGTTGCATTCGTGGCATGCTTTGAATTGATACCATTACCGAAATCCCAATACCAGGAAGTAGGTACCCCACCAGTGCTAATATCAGTAAATTGCACAACTAAAGGTATAGTTCCAGAAGTTACGTTGGCGGTAAATTCAGCTACTGGTGGCAAGGTGTTTGTGGCAGAAAGATCACTCATATAGATGCCATTATCATTGGCAACACCCACACCATAGGTATCTCCTATTCCCCATACAATCGTACTATTGTAGATGTCAGGTGTCGTGTAAGTCCCTATTGGATAAATATATACCGGAGTGCTTTTTGCTGAAGGAATATCATAAACGTATACACCTGCATAACCAAATTGGTCATTGCCAGATTTTGAATATACGATTTTGTTCCCGTTTATGTCAATATGACCACCGGTATCGTCTCCAGCGTCAGTATATGAGCCTGCATATTCAGGTAAGGTATTACCTGTATTATCACTGGTAACATCTATCGTGTTTTTAGTAACAAGGTCATACATTTGAATAAATCCATCTCTGGAATAGAAGTTTGACCATATCACTTTATTACCATACATAAGCGGGTTACTCAGGTCGCTAGAGTATGGGCTTATTAATTCAATTTTCTTGGTTGTGATATCATACATAAAGATATCTCTTATATCCCTGCCACTGGCAGAGTACACTATTTTTGTATCATATATATCCGGACTTTCTCCTTCTGCTATCCAGACTTGTGTTGAAGTAGATATGTCCCGCATATATATGCTATAATTGTAACTTGATTCGTTGTAGTTTGCACTCCAAACGATTTTATTGCCATAAATAGCAGGAATACTGCGGTTGTCTACATCCTGTGTGATATACGAACGGTCACTTGAAGGTATGTCATAAACCGTTAGTCTTGGCACTCCACTGCTTTCATCATGCCAAACTAATTTGTCTCCGTAAATAGCTGGATGAGATGCTGCAGAAGAGCTAACTGTGGTATCTGTTTTCGATGTCAAGTCATAAATATGAATAACACCTCTGTCTGTCCATACAACTTTGCTGCCATAAATAGCAGGATCGGATCCGTTACCGATCCTCGTCACCTGTGTCGCTACCTGTGACGCTGACGCCACGGATGAAATAAAAATTAAAATCAAAAACACAAAAACTAAGGCTGTTGAAGCTAAAGTTATTGAATGCGGTTTTCTATAATTTTTCATTTATTTTCCTTCACCACTCAACATTTAAAAAATATCAATACTTATTACATTCTAATATTTTTTAAACATTCTCTTTAAGTTTTAAACTATAAGTGGTTGAATACTTGAAGGCTGGATACTCGAAATAGAACAATAAATTAGAGTTATCGAAAACAAAACTGCTAATTCAAGTTTATTTGAGTTAAAGATAAGAAAATAACCAGTAACTGATAGTTGAAATGAGTAATTGCCAGAACAGTTGAAATAAATAATTGCAAATAATGCCGCCTTATATAGACCTATCCGATAAGCGATAACCGGATACTGAAAAAGGAAGTACTTTCCGATATTCGCTTTCCTTCTTTTTCCATATTTTGCCAACGAACAGCAATGTTGATGTAGGTTTTCAATATTATATCTGTTGTGGGGATCAATACGGAAAATAAAATTATACGTATAGCACTTGCTTTTATTTTTCTCATAAGCTTTACATCAATAGCAAACGCTGGCAAAGAGACTATGATCGTAGAGTCGAGGTTAACATTTAGTCCATCAATCTATAGCGACATTGTTACATGGGTTGAGACTGCTACCAGTTCAGCGGGCATGTATAACCTGACTACTGGAAATATAACTGGACTAGGACACGCTGTGATAAATAGCCCATCTATTCACGGAGATAAAGTTACATGGTGGGACGAAGAAAACGTAGTTGTACGTAATATTTCCACTGACAAAGAGGTTAAAATCATTAATGCGAGTACACCAGCGATCTATGGTGACAACCTTGTGTATGTAAGGTCAAAATCTGTTGATGGTCAGCCTACCTCTGACCAAAACGCTGAATATAACAGTTTATATTTATACAATTTCAGCACCCATAAAGAAACTCAGCTAACTCTGTATGAACATGCAACCTACAGTGCTTCTATTTATGGGAATAAGATTTTATGGAGCCGGTCAAATCAGGCAAAAAATCCAAGCGGATGGAGTACAAATATTTCCGTATACGACATACCCACAAAAAGAGTAAGTGACATCAGCAGAACTGGTAGAGCAGGTGATGGTAAAATTTACGGAAACATTGTTGTGTGGGTAGAACACAAAAACGGATTAATGAATATAAAGGATGTCTATATGCGAGATATTGCCAAACATGAAACACGCCAAATCACTTTTGATGGCAATTCGACCTGTCCGAATGTATATGATGATAGAATAGTGTTGGAAAAAACATACAGAGAAGGAGAAAAATGGTCGAGTGATGTTTATATGTACAATATCTCAACCAATGAAACTATTCGCATCACTAACAGCACTTATGCAAGCGAGCCTGCAATTTACGACGATAAGATTGTGTATATGGACTCACGCAATACTCCAGAATATCCGGAAGAAGGTGACATCTATTTGTATAATCTTTCAGCTTGAAACTCTAAAGCGAAAGCCTCTTTTCTTTTCATGACGGAGTTTTCAAAAGATGCTACAAGGATATGATTTGAAGGAGGTGTTAATGATGAAACCATTTTCGCCAGACAGGGTGATTTTTGAGCCCAGATCCCTGGACTATCCCCTCGGACAGAAAATTCACGATTATTTTGAGGGTACCTCTACTGAAATCATAAAGGCGTCCATTAAAAAGATATCCTCTATCATTCCGGGAAGCACTGAGGGACAGAGATATGCAAGTGGCAAGAAAACCCTTGTTGTCACAACTAAGAAAAGCTTGAAATTTGACGTATGCAAACCGTCCGCCGATTTTGAATTTTCACTGGTGAACGGCTGCCCGGCAAGCTGTGAATACTGTTACCTGTATACCACGCAGAGCAGCAAGCCCTATCTCAGGACCTATGTAAACCTGGACGAGATCTTCGATTCCATCAAAAAGCATATCTCCCACAGCGGCGATAGGCTGACTACTTTTGAGGTGGCAAGCGCGGGCGACCCTCTAGCTATCGAACACATCACAGGCAGTCTTGCGAGGACGATCGAGTTTTTCGGAACCCTGGACAAGGCCAGACTGCGGGTCGTAACAAAGTTCAACAACGTCGACTCCCTGCTCGGCCTGAAGCACAACGGCCGGACTCGCTTCCGTGTAAGTATCAACTCCAGGTACGTCATAGAGAACTTCGAACACAACACCGCCAGCCTCGATGAAAGGATTGAAGCCGCTTCAAAGCTTGCTGTAGCAGGATACCCCATCGGCTTTATAGTGGCTCCCATCATGATTTATGACCGCTGGAAGGAGGATTACCTTGAACTCTTTGAAAAGCTCTGGATCAGGCTTGATAGGGTCAAGTCAACTGAACCCGTCACCTTCGAACTCATCCAGCACAGGTTCACTCCTGCCGCAAAGAAGGTCATACTGGAACGTTTCCCAAATACCAGCCTGGATATGGACGAGAGCAAACGCACCCTGAAATGGGGAAAGTTCGGCAGGTACAAATATGTCTACCCACGGAAGGACGCGGTAGAAATCAGGGAATATCTCACCTCGCTGATTGGAGAGAAGTTTCCGGATGCCAGGATTGAGTATTTCACTTAATAAACAGGGAATAAACAGGGGAAATTTCTAACGTGACTTATTTGCATTAATGTTATTTAATATTCAAGGATTGCACAACTAGGGCAAAGGTGATGGGTTTAAGATTACTTATGCAGGTTTTCGTGGGTTTGAATACTACTCCTCGCACTAAAATCATGGGATATAACAATTAAAAAGTGTACATGGTTTTGTAGAGATAATCACAACCGTGTTTTTAAAAGTTTTCTCAAGATATTATTTTTTTATAAAAAAGTTTAAATAAAATTAAAATTTATGTTATCAAACATTTTCGCAAGTCTTTTAAGCCGTTATTTAGTATTTAATGCTCATGCCCTTGCCAAGTCTATACTTTCTCGCCTTCGAGATTCTGGTTTTAGTGCTCTTTCTGGCCTGTCTGCAAAATGCATGGCAGCGAGGTTCTTCGGTAGCCTGGCAGCTTTTTGCGGGTGTGCTCTTCGGTTTGCTGCTGGAATGGGCTACGATCCAGCAGCTCGACGCTTACAAGTACGGAAGTTTTCTTGTAATGCTCGGGCCTGTCCCTGTGGTCGTTGGGGTGGCCTGGGGAACTATCATCTATAGCGTTCGCTCCTTTTCCGATAAAACCAGCCTTCCGGAATGGGCACGACCTGTGCTCGACGGGCTGATGGGCCTGAATATGGACCTTTCCATGGATGCAATAGCTATCCGCCTGGGCATGTGGGATTGGGGAAAAGGGTTCGATTATCAGTACTTCGGTGTTCCTTACAACAACTTCTGGGCATGGTTCTGGGTTGTGTTTTCATTTTCAGCAAGCCTTCGATTGCTATCAAAGCTGCCTGGTTTCTGGGGGCGCTGGTTCTCCCCTGCAGGAGCTATAATATGCGGCACGACAGGCGTGCTTATTACCAACGAGCTCATTACCAACATTCCCAATGACCTGATACATTATGCTACTATCCTTGCAGTCTTAGGGAGTGCTCTGCTATTGGTTCTGGCATTACGCCCAGAAATCTCGATCCGATCCCAGGCTGCATTTGTCTTTCTTGTGCCTCTCGGATTTCATGCCTATTTCCTGATAGCAGGATTAGTTTCAAGTGTCATACTGGACCCGCCCTTTTTGCTGGTGGTAAGTATAGTTATGAGCATAATAACACTTGGTCTTCATCGAGATGCCCTAAATTACTGGTATCAGTCTAACAGAGGAAGCAAAATAGAGAAAACAGGTAATTGACTACTGACTAAACCCCAGAAATCAGGTTTTCTCATGCTTTAACCCTCTCTAAACTCTCTAAAACGTGGCTGTTGAGGGTGAAAGCTTTATTAATTTTGGCGTTCTGCTTCATGTAGTGTAAAGTTTCCTTCGAGAACCCCAACTTTTTCCAATCAGAATATGAAATGTTCAGGATTTGCCTGATTTCACGGAAATAAACTGTCTGAACTCCAAACTCAGGGCTAACAAATCCAGGATTTTATTTTCAGTTCAGATCTTATAGTTTTATTCTCCTCTTATAGAGTTCAATACTTATAATTTACTTGTTACTTCTTAGAATTCAAATTCCAGTAAAAAATAAAAAGGGAAAATCCATAAAATGCGTCTAGATACTTAATGGAAAATTGACAAGTAACAAAACTCCAAATCCTTGTTACCTATTCAATTTTATAGAGGTAAATTTATCCATTTATAGGATAACTTATGGATTAATTTAGAGAATTTATAAATTATCGTTATGGAGATCAATATTAAGTGGGGGAAGTTATGAGAAAAGAGGTTCTACTTACGGTATCTGTTTTGGTATGCTTGATAGGTTCAATATTAGTTGCACAAGCAGTAGAGGAAAAGAAAATTGTTCCAGATCAGCGATTAGTGGTAAGCACCGCTATTTACGGTAATCTGGTAACGTGGTATGAAACTTCTACAAATGTTCCACATATCTATGATCTGTCTATTGGAAAAGAGTTGAATGTACCAGATGACAGAGTGGAAAGTAATATGGAGATATATGGAAATAGAGTTGTCTGGCAGAATGGAGATGATGGAGTTTCGCTATATGATACATCAACAAAAAAATTAGTACATATAACAGAAGCTTATCATCCAGATATTTATGGAAATAATATTGTATATGAAAGAATAAAATGGTTGCAAGATGAACCATACACACTACATAGTTTATACATATACAATATAACAACTAAGAAAGAAACTAAAATCACCGGTGAAATTAACGCTGATTATAAAACAGCTATATCTGGTAATAAAGTTGTATGGGTGAGAGCAGATAACCCCTCGATAATTTATATCTATGATATACCGTCAAAGAAAGTGAGTACCACAAGTGCAAGTGACTCAGTGAGTAACCTTGATATCTATGGAAATCTCGTTGTCTGGCAAAGTGGATCAGATGAAAAAAGTAACATTTACATGCGTGACATTTCCATACACAAGACAATACAGATCACAAAGAGCGGATCAGCAATTGAACCGGCAATTTATGGTAACCGCATTGTATACATCAATGCAAACGACATCTATGTGTACGATAAATTTACTAGAAAGACAACCCGTATTACAAGTTGCGGTTTTGCATATGCACCCTCTGTATATAATGATAAAATCGTGTATGCAGACTCTCACGAAGCTGGTGAGATGAACTGGGAGTTAGGTTCTATCTATCTGTA belongs to Methanosarcina barkeri 3 and includes:
- a CDS encoding TolB family protein yields the protein MGINTENKIIRIALAFIFLISFTSIANAGKETMIVESRLTFSPSIYSDIVTWVETATSSAGMYNLTTGNITGLGHAVINSPSIHGDKVTWWDEENVVVRNISTDKEVKIINASTPAIYGDNLVYVRSKSVDGQPTSDQNAEYNSLYLYNFSTHKETQLTLYEHATYSASIYGNKILWSRSNQAKNPSGWSTNISVYDIPTKRVSDISRTGRAGDGKIYGNIVVWVEHKNGLMNIKDVYMRDIAKHETRQITFDGNSTCPNVYDDRIVLEKTYREGEKWSSDVYMYNISTNETIRITNSTYASEPAIYDDKIVYMDSRNTPEYPEEGDIYLYNLSA
- the splB gene encoding spore photoproduct lyase, which produces MLQGYDLKEVLMMKPFSPDRVIFEPRSLDYPLGQKIHDYFEGTSTEIIKASIKKISSIIPGSTEGQRYASGKKTLVVTTKKSLKFDVCKPSADFEFSLVNGCPASCEYCYLYTTQSSKPYLRTYVNLDEIFDSIKKHISHSGDRLTTFEVASAGDPLAIEHITGSLARTIEFFGTLDKARLRVVTKFNNVDSLLGLKHNGRTRFRVSINSRYVIENFEHNTASLDERIEAASKLAVAGYPIGFIVAPIMIYDRWKEDYLELFEKLWIRLDRVKSTEPVTFELIQHRFTPAAKKVILERFPNTSLDMDESKRTLKWGKFGRYKYVYPRKDAVEIREYLTSLIGEKFPDARIEYFT
- a CDS encoding carotenoid biosynthesis protein, with product MPLPSLYFLAFEILVLVLFLACLQNAWQRGSSVAWQLFAGVLFGLLLEWATIQQLDAYKYGSFLVMLGPVPVVVGVAWGTIIYSVRSFSDKTSLPEWARPVLDGLMGLNMDLSMDAIAIRLGMWDWGKGFDYQYFGVPYNNFWAWFWVVFSFSASLRLLSKLPGFWGRWFSPAGAIICGTTGVLITNELITNIPNDLIHYATILAVLGSALLLVLALRPEISIRSQAAFVFLVPLGFHAYFLIAGLVSSVILDPPFLLVVSIVMSIITLGLHRDALNYWYQSNRGSKIEKTGN